From Bacteroidales bacterium:
ATGCAACAGCACATGGGTATGTTCTGCACAGATCATTCTGCTTCAATATCCCTGATGATCTTTTCCACCTCTTCTTCCGTGGTTCTGAGCTTTTTCTTGCAGAGCGACAACAATTCTGAGACCCTTTTTACTTTGGATGTCAGCTCATCTACATCGAGTTCTTCATTCTCGATCTGTTTCAGGATTTTCTCTATTTCTTCAATGGCTTCGCCATATTTTATTTGTTGTTTTTCTTTAGCCATGTATATGTCTTTTTATTTTTTTCTGGGTAATGTGAATTTAAATGTACTGCCTTC
This genomic window contains:
- the xseB gene encoding exodeoxyribonuclease VII small subunit, producing MAKEKQQIKYGEAIEEIEKILKQIENEELDVDELTSKVKRVSELLSLCKKKLRTTEEEVEKIIRDIEAE